The Metopolophium dirhodum isolate CAU chromosome 4, ASM1992520v1, whole genome shotgun sequence DNA window TTGTTACCAACCGAATATAATACCCATAGTCATGTTTCCCTTGGAGGAtattacgaattttttttttaaatttttaaaatgctcataaaattataacttaggtaatctaaaattaaaatatcaggAATATCCAACGTGGGGCAATGGATAATATTATCACcctaatatttgataataagtaaattcactctaatattaaaaataatagagtaaaattaattcttacGAACGTAAAATGTACCAAGTTATGCGTTAATAAAGGGCCACAAATTATTGTGTCAGtaattattcatcaatatagctttgatatttcaatattttggacACACCTTCAATATCATTAAGACTTCAATacacgattaataatattatcataggcgCAATTTCAGTTTTTGACTTGAAGCGccattacatatttaaatgatacAGACCAGCTTCTGCCACACACCCCTTGTTCTGTCGGCCTTGTTcaaatacctttaaaatatattagttcatataatataatttaatttaacttattattaatttatcattttttctcACCGACtttcctacatattataatacttctacttattattaaaatgcaaaatatttttactaaaacatttaggtacctttataattatatataagtgtatattaaaaatgtaaccatCGATTCAAAAttgcaaatttatattttaaaaaaaactactgtTGAGTATCGACTATATTCTAAACAAATGTAAGTGTTATCACTTACCagtaatgtattgtatttaggtACTAATTTGTTATACGACTATATTGTACTACAAAGTATAGTATTCCTTACTTCCTTAagtatgttataattaaaccatttaaacataatatattatattctaagccCTATGGGTGGATAACCTATCAACTATGGAAAGCACACGAATAATGAATCGTTTTTTATTGAGTTATGTATTTAGATAACTAGGTAATGAAGGATTTTATACTTcaattaaaatgcaaatttgacttttttgattttgtttaatttttttgtttaaatatttataaaaaaaaaaaactttacaatggttataaaaaaaactgaaggtACACCTGTACaggtgtacaatatattatatttagtcaaatatatagtttaaatacaaaaattacttttttttacttttgtggTGTAAGCATTTCTTAGCAAACTTCAGAACTAAGTTGATAGTTTACGGAACCACCGAGTATCAATTttgccaaaaatattttcaaaaatgttgttttaactAGGAAAGGGTCTGTACAACGTTTATATTACTATCGTCTATgtttctgaaaaataatttgcacaattacgtgattttgacgaattacttcaaaattctaactttgctcaatcataaaaatttagtgTGTAATTTATAAGGAATCTGTCATcacaattttaagttttttgatcgaacgaaaaaatatttattgacaataattgaaaaaaaactttaaaaaatcgGTAATGAATGATGCATGCTTATTAAGCTTTAAGcgtcaaaatgttttcaaaatgttatcaagtataaaaaatactacaaCTAACATCTGGGGGCAATTTAAAGGATTGACGGTCaattgtttttgagttacaccaaaaaaaccaaaatcgtatTTGACAAAAATTGGTATTGCTTCACttcgaatataaaatagtaagacTCAAAGTGCACACGTCATactgtaggtattattttgattatagttTACTAGTtggataattaatataaataacatttataatactacGTTTcttctaaaaatgatttatttcaaaacttgtattaaaattgtttttaaatataattgtacactAATTTGTCATAGTAAATCACCCAACATCTAACCACACACCCACCCACCAAATCGTGTATGTGTTACCGAAGCAACACATGGACTTTAGGATCGCCGCCACTGTAAGGTACTTATAACTTTTTCTTTCAACTATAGCGTTCAAACAGCTGCAGCCCGATTCGGCGATACCCGATTGAGCggcatcattttatttttggattgaTACCTATATCAATCGCAACAAAATAAGCATCGGACAATTCACTTCGTTCGTTTCCACATTAGGCACAAGTTACCGGGTCTGTCCCATCACGCCGGTGGATTTCAGGCACCTGTAGCCAAACTCGCGTGCACTGCCGTCTGCACGTGAGAGTTTAGTTCGGCTGTTTTCAAACTTTGACGTCTCGATCGAAACTCGCACCGGGACGTATTAAATGTCGGCCGAAGTAAACCGCACAGCGATGTTCGGTATCAAACTAGACGGCGTCTCAGCGGATCCGCGAGATCACGGCTTGACTGCTGCACGTCCGCTTCGGTCCGGCCGAACATGCAGCGGCAACGAGACGGGCGGCGTCTCGATCTTGACTTCAGTGTCAACATGTGTCATTATTGCCTCGACCGAAACCGTTTGCATCGAGTAGCCGGCATACGGTGGATCTGTCGATGATGTCGGCTCCTGCGTCGAGGCGGCAGACGGCAACCCGATATCGGCTGCATCGCCTGCATCACCTGCAGAAACCGTCTGCACCGCGATGTTCGGCATTGAACTGCGCATCGCCTGCAGGTCGCGAGACCGGCGAAATCACCACTACTTGCCAACACGATTttgaattatgaaaatgtattacatatatacttatagttCCATgtgattttgtattatttttttggataCATAGATGTGGTGTCGTTAACACGAAATCTGCACatggaaatttgaaaaattgtagaTACACTGTTCAGAAATACGATAAATACAATACGTACaagtattttaaatcattatttttcttaatacctaattaataataataataataattttatcatacgaaaatgacaataatattatactatataattaaatacaattatgacTTATGTAGTTCTATTTTACTTCGTATCTtactatatatctataatacattaataactatagttgtacaatgtacatatacaatatagatgatatattgtgtacaaaatttggtCTTCAAGGGGGTATGACCGCCCCATATCTCATCCACAGTAGCGGATCAAggcttaattttttattttttttttttttggtgagcagcaggggggggggcaaaagtacaaaaagtacaACAATTTGCTACAAAATCGTCTAAACATAGTGTAAAACATAGGGAAACTACGGTGATTGTGGGGGCCAAATGCCccctttgccccccccccccctcaaccGTAGATAGAACACTGGGTGTATTAGTATTTGAGTGTAAACAGTGTAGCTGTGTAATTATTgtgcatataatgtatattagtaaaatggcgagtgtttaattaaaaaaaaaacaacaattaatttataacaattgttttttctatattacatattatacaggaaTAGGAGGACTAGGAGGAGTattggatatatatataatgtgacaaaaaagtattgaatatatataatatatttataaactgtttattaattcaacataaatcttaaaaataccataaaaataaacattttatagtttttaaattgaaatgaaaaatagtAAAGAAACtgtacataaacaaaaaaaaatcgtgtgtAAGACTGTGGCTTATGTTTTCATGTATTCGACAATCCATAAGGGGGAACACTGTTGGTCTCCAGGTAAAATATTCCTCTCGCtctagaaaatatttatgacaaaaaagaaattaatacctacctagaatttctattatattgttataatatgtacaacgtTACACATTTTAATTGGATTGtcttattattagaataatatatttacattttgtcaacaattattattcgcccccaatgtaatatattatgcgtatctAATGCtgccgtaatataatatacacagtgTCGTTGTGCCATCATTTAATTGtcttattattcattttatgttagcataatgtacctatataatttcaaaaacgaTTAACTACCTACATTAAGATACTTAAAAAATGGAGTGATAATAATTCGAAGACCCCACACATTAAAGAATAAGGTAATAAATaggtgaatttaatttattatacctacctactatcgttgtcgtattattataatctaggtactcgttttatgtacctacacgcTGAGGTTACTTTGTTTCTTCTTGTAAGTAATATATAAGTATGGATTCACTTAtttgtattctatattttaatggCTCAATTATTAAATCTAGTATCGTCCAATCGTCAAAATTCAACCAGGAAGTCCATTTCAATTACAATGGTTCACTGCTTATTATAATTCTTGAGTTGTATTATTTAGGtccacatatttttaaaatgaatattccTGATTGgactatttttagttttgaatcCCGTTGTACGAGTATTGGGAcgagatattaaaaatatgatacacaGATTGGCTGTTTATCTTTGAAGCAttacttaaaatgtacatatataataattattatatattatgttcagaaCAAAAATTACAGTTTTGTATACGATTTAAATCCGGATAATTATTTACGACTGCTTTACTTcccaaagttatattttatttctcaatgTATTTTCtgcatatacaaatatttaccaACCGAGAACTATACAAATTCTTAAAgtctttaaattgtttataatattacgagttgagtaaacaatttttaattagtttacaaacaataatttactatttaattcagCTCGAATTTAAGGAGCATTATCTATATAGGCAacttatttgtataaaacaatacTCGTGGTCATAGTACAAATTCGGATACTTAAGTTAAtcggtaataaattatacattattagtcGTGTTCTTACTTTGGATCTGCGTCATGTCccatataacttttattattatttttgcattcaCCACTCGTATATTCGTCCCATGTAGGACATTCTGTAGCTAGAAACGAATTCCTATGGTGGATGGAGTCTGTGTAAAATTGATGCGATCTCGAATGGCTGCAACCGACTGTAAATTAGCCAACACACGTTTAGttgatagttttatatattatgaacaatgaGAGACTCCTCTAAACTTTTTaccagttaaaataattttccttacataatacatggctattaatttactttcaatCAAACTACCAAACTCATGTTTATTTTCTATCATctgcataaaatgtttaattacttATCACTCTATCATGGCATGAACTTACTGAGCTTTGCTATCCCGCTCGGCGTGTATGATTCTAAACACCCTGGTTGAGGGGGTTTCCCCTCGTTTGGATAAAAATCAGCGTGTCCTATGGCTTTCGAGTATCCAAGTGTCCCTATCGCCGTATGGATCACGTCCACAAATGTTGCGTCTGTATTGTCTAGGTAGTCTGAACGGAATGACACGTACTCGAATCCAGGACCGGCAGGGTCTAGACCTGCATTTTGTAGTAGAATAAGAATTAAATGGGAAAAAGATAATAGGAGAATACTAGTGAGTagctgaaatatattattttggagACTCTCAAATTTCCCATGTATAGGTAGGCGACCTTTTTCTCCCAAAATAAGagtatgaatgaaaaaaaattctttttgattttaatgattattttacatgCTAAATACGAGTATGTgattatgtgtaatattgtaaattgtaataccattgattaggtatgtatatttatattaatcaatgGTAGGACGGAAAGGTCGAATGCGACACAATTCGTTTCATAATACATTTGCCTAAGAACCAAAAATTTAGGTTGcttattacaatttttgaataatcattTATCTTTTGAGGTTTATTCCTATGTAAATGCATATTTAGTCAAaagcaaatgtataatataggtattgcacattaagattttttttagattcaatatttcattgatttttagcgcataaagttCCAAGACCAGCCTTGgttataagtataacaatagCCGACTATTAAGATATTTTACCATTATAGCATGCCTATACCTGTAATTCTGCCAATTTTCCCAAGGCTGAATGCAGCGCCACATGCCCCAGACACGTGAGCACCGAGACTATGGCCGATAACATGAATATCAGAAGGGTCAATTACCGCGAGGTTGACAAAATTTTCCAACATTTTGGCGATTATGGAACCCACCTGAACGGTCAAATAGGCTGGCATTGGGTACATTATGTTACTTGCCACCCGATTCCAGTCCGCGGTGATAATGTTGAATCCTCCAGCATCCACATACGCTGAataggaattaaaaaataaaaataactataggtaACTGTTTAgcgttcaaaataatatttagtattttagtaacATGTCATTGCTTTTtagttactatatatatagactACAGGCTGGGCCAGAACTTTGCAGTTTGCACCCCAATTAATTTTAACTCGTTTTACCggtaaaatcaattaaaaatccTAATGCCTGAAACCCATAaatcaaaaagttttattttttatcaaaagacCGAAATTAATCGAAACTCGAATAGAACTCTCAAGTTAACCTGAAGATGAAAAcctttctaatttttttttacgttaatgtcgtttcattttttatttaattttgtttagtaattattattgataggcATAGAATTTAATACCTTGGTCTAAACTTGTAAGTTATTTAAGCTGTTATTGTTCTGTTGtacaactacctatataattgaacattttgtaattataataataattatttataaatatatttttatcaggacaatattttatgatttgaaattatttaaacgtTTTTAGTCCAGCGTTGGAATATCCGAATATACCTATTATCCAGCATTGCCCTCCACCAGAAACCGGAATAAATAAATCAGATGCAAAGTCCTTACTTACATACTTTTAAAGTTTCaaataaccaaaatataataatatacaaatatacaacttTGAATTTATGATTTCCCTGAATTGagattatataggttatatcagagataaataatttacagtttagacattattttaaatttttttggattacCAGTTTTTATAGAAAACACTCCTCTGTCATCTTCGTCTGATCCACGCCATCCATGCGTTATGACTTTTAAAGGTTGACCCCTGATCCAATGattgattatttgtttttcattgccaaattcaattattattgatttattatttccaaggtctctaaaacaaataaaatataaatatcttaattttaagaATAGATTGGtactatctatattaatatatatataaattagctATATAGGCTACTACCCACAAAGCAtcaggtaaaataaaaataaaaattttgctaACTAATAGTTTCGATAAAACTTATAGCACTATAAGTTGCAGTCAATGATTAAttgcatacaaattaaaaatagttaaaaataaatattcggcTAATAGGATACAATatgataactataaattataaccaaagTTCCTAGGTGCTACATTTTAGTAcgaacctataatatataaagcgtATTTAATGGTACATACGAGTTCCAATAGACAAAATCTAAGGTAGTCCCGTCGACAAAAATTGATCGATGGTCTGAATAGATTGAATCTTCTGCAGACTGATTGATTTCTTCACCTACGACCGCGTTTTGTTGAACCAAGGCGTTGTAATTTTCGACCGCGTCTTGTTGAACCGGAGCGTTGTAATTTTCGAACGCGTCTTGTTGAATCGGAGCATTGTAATTTTCGACCACGTCTTGTTGAACTGGAGCGTTGTAATTTTCAACCGCGTCTTGCTGAATAAGGGTGTTGTCATTTTCGACTGGCTTGTTCTTGATTACATTTTGCCAAATGTATCTCAAAAAACGAGCTAATAGATTTGAcaacagtataaaaaaaaaatacataataaacagtataaataatactataaatactatacagtataatttatactgtataaatgtatatttattaagatttaagattAATATCTCAttactacaaaaaataaaatataataataacaaactaaaCCAGTGACGAATTATTTAGAGTGAAGAAAGAAATTATATATAGGAGCTTATCATATATTTGATCATTTTAagtaaatcaaaatgtataggtagtatCGAATCCTAATTTATTCCTGACGGTGGGTGAAATGTATACGAACCATCGATCGGCTTGATCGCTAACAGTAGGAACAGCGATAGAACGACTGCAGTAATAGTTGTTACGAATTTCATTTCCAGGATAGATATTGTTTAGTTATCTATATACACGTATACTATCCCAGTACAAGCTTAAACCGACTATAAAGTAGCTATCGCAGTACACCTTGGAGTTTTATTTCGTTATTTGTTTAACGATTGCAGTCgtcaattattttacattcagGCGGTTGGATCATGTAAGTTGGTGGGTGGTTGAGGGGGTAGGGGTGgcagtttatacatttaaacgtaTTTATACTGCACAAATGCAGCAGTAATTAGACGACAATGATAATTGTATTCGTAACCATAATCAAATAATCACATTTTATGATTGTCCGAATGCTCGGCCACTTGTTGACTTATCGCGTGCCTAGGGAAGTTAACGTGTTGCGGTTAATAGGTgtcgtataggtatactataatgtataatgttataatgataaGTACGATTTATAACCGCCTAGtgtgtatttgttttaatttttaattgccattaatatacattatattgacTGCAATTATACGTACAAAAGTAAATTTACACCTATGCAAATTAAACATAAGGTCCTGTGTATCAACTTCGACTACAACGACGTGTAGATAGAGTGTAGAGTGtagagtttaaattatatagaaatatttgttGAAGAAGTATCttacaatatactatacaacttactattataatttataattcatcgaatgcaattaaatacattcacaaattataataattattatgttatggtaggtataggtaaatagATTGAAGTTGTTttctagtaggtatatactataggacggtgctaaatatatattaaatagtaaatatacctacatattaaattCACTAGTGACTGCAATACCGTGGGGaggatatatttacaaataatccGAATAACTATGTGAAATGTTCTATAAAGATTCAgtgtttcattttatttttcacaactgtatttcaattttgttttgttgtggtgtgttattgtaatgataatacgtaggtaggtaaacggacactttgtactatcTATTATTTGAGTTCCATACCGCGGACATTTTGTACggtgaaaataaattgataaaaatcaatcgaggacactttgtacggtgaATATAAATTGATGAAAATCgatcgcggacactttgtacgatATAAATAAACcgggaaatatattttataagataaaataaaatatttaattgctcAAAACTTTAGATCGCGTATCCACGATCAGTATGAGACATGAGTTTTGTGGTGACACGGTACACTTCATACGCAACCCATACAATAAACAGTATGAACCAAACTACTAaacttaatacaaacattttcaaatatggATATGAGTATAccattttaagaataaatttatcaaatattcgtTGGAAGTGTTCAAAAGTGAACCGTCACGAACCGgtgagttataagttataaatcatattattttcataataatattattaaaaaattaattaaattaataaattaataatttaaataaattaattattttttatatacttttctaTGTTTAtgtcatagtatatattatttacaaaatttactgACCATAACCACGATCcaagtgatatattatattataatcatatgaaAAGCCGAGCTATTAATAGTAGAGAATCGACAAATCAAATTCTTCTGTCTGTAACTCATGAAAATAATGGTtagtaaaatcaattatatattaaatattttattatatttatacaaaataatatttattcttacataaaaattattagataaatacttttttatatctACTATATCTATTACCAATTAACACTATTGTCATacgtatatcaatatatttaatactagtATTGATaacttaatatactattttatgatttataaaataatttttgtttgtattacaGAAGACGTACGTAATAAAATAGGAAAtacgaattaaaaatgttcCTGAAGAACCGAGAAGCATGCAATTTTTGTTGTCCGAAAATGGAAAACAACTATGGGAGGAGAGTCAAacccatttttaatttacgacaACGTAAGTGAAAATAGAATGTTGATATTTGCAACTTCTCGAGCCTTAACTATATTATCATCAGCCTCCCTATGGTTTATGGATGGAACTTTTAAATGTTCGAGTGTTTTTGCTCAGTTATACGTTATTCGAGCTGAACTTGAAGATAACGTATTTACATGTGTTTATGCTTTCCTCCCAGATAAATTACAAACAACGTACGAAGAAATGTTATTTTAGCATCTATTCGAAACAGGTCTCCGGTTAaaccagaaaaaattattattgattctgAAATAGGAGTTATAAATGCCATTAACCTAGTTTTTAATCAAGTGAAAATTCAGGGCTGCTTTTTTCATCTCTGTCAGAGTGTATGgcgacaaataaaaaatttaggattatctaaaatgtataggGATAACAAAACAATTGCAAAacaatgtattttacatttggtAACATCTTTAGCGTTTTTGCCAGTTGAAGAAATACCTAATGAAATagtcaatatatatttaacttttactcAAGAACTATTTCCATTAATATCTTATTTTGATTCAACGTATATTAGCGGTAAGAATGGTACACCTAGATTCCCTCTTCAAATTTGGAATGTCAGACACCAAACGATTAATAATTCACATAGGACAAATAATTTTAGTGAAGGATGGAACAGTTCATTCAATAAATTGGTTGGATCGGCTAATCCAAGTTTCTGGAGTGTTTTGTGATCTCTGCAATTGGACGAATGtgctagtaatttaaataaaaatataagaaaaaaaaatcacgaagcCTTTACGCagcatgaaaataaaataattacaaatacacAGTTACTAGAAATAATTTgccatacttttaattttagattctgagtgaaacgatgaatgtattgattttacaatgatgtgtgtttttttttttattttttttttttattttttttatttttttttatttttttatttttgtgtctgtgtacacgataagtagtcgaaataatgcttcgattttcgacttcagtatcttgttcgatgggaaagtgaatatcgttggtgcattggggaggtcaaaattttaatttcccagtagttttcaaaagcgatgtgaaaaacaaaagaaaaattaaggaaaaacgggaatttttacgcaaaatcgatttttaacaaaatcgattttggttattggtgtaactctaaaacaaatgaccgtagatgcatgaaattttcactggttgtttatatttgcattttctatacacaatacaattttgaaaataatttgactttttttgaactgtttacggacattgtcagttttcagtttttttaaattttttttctataaatatcaataaaattttatttgttgggtaaaaaagcttgaaaatttaatagaaggctcctaggttattgtttcaaaggcagatgaaaaaaattaaaaatccttagtcacagtttttttttatacacgtttaaagttcaaatcttgaaaaaatacggaaaaatcacgaaaatttgcaaattattttgagttagaaattcataaaaaattttctttttaaatctaagattttaaaatctaatacaagattcctcataagtttgtctaactttatcaaaaaaaaaatttctacaagaaagtcaaattaaatttttatgagcgttttaaattcatatttttacaacattagatattcactcgatttctcatgtaccgatttccttattttcttgtaattcaaaaacgaataactgtagatacatgaaaatttcactgaatgtttatattagcatttcctatacaccatacaattttgaaaatattttgacactttttgagctgtttacgggcattttcagttttcaatttttttagtttttttttctataaatatcaataaagttttatctgttgggccaaaaagtgtaaaaatttaatacaagactcctgatatatttttacaatagcagttgaaaaatattgaaaatacataggcacagtttttttttataagcatttaaagatcaaatttggacagaatttatcaaaatctcgaaaattatcaaccattgtaattaataaattataaaatgttcagtttttatagctaaggattgaaaatttaaaacaagattccgtgtaaatagataattcggttaccaaaaaatctaaaaaatacacaagcacagtttatttgtatagtcattttaagttcaaattaggacgaaattacataaaaacctagaataactattttagttattttgttgtgattgtataatattattcgtgggcacttgaaacttctaatttgtaatattttcatcgatatattatgatgatagtatcacggtttgttgttgatgtataacgcgttatatgtacctaatggatattgtgatatgattaatttggaatttattataggtcaattttttttttaataccatagataagtgtataatatgtcttatacctagactgacatatcgtctccactcagaatcgtttttcttatacaatgatatatcattgaattcaaatttaataccatccattatacagtgacccacttgtaacctacagtacagcagagcgacatccacttgcccacctttttaaatttaatatttgacggtggactttttttaaattcacgAAGCCTGTATAAAGCACGGATTATTATTatcctacctattattattttcattattattattatttttaaatttcaaattaatatttatatgaattactatattattttatattatttattgatatttatgtataactCAATATAACTTTTGTCTGTGAACAGAAAACAATTCGTCCaccatatacattttattactacCTGAATTAGTACAAACTGTCCGCCTTATTGACTGTTGTTACTACCTAAATAGTCCTAACTTTCcgcgattttagtttttttcaggtgaccgtacaaagtgtcctaCAACCacgtaggtattattaaattattaaactattttactatCTATTTATTTgctaataatttacttaaaattaaaaaattagagttaaaatatttttttttatctaaaatgcCATGATGATTAACAgagtatagttaattt harbors:
- the LOC132943035 gene encoding lipase member H-B-like — its product is MKFVTTITAVVLSLFLLLAIKPIDARFLRYIWQNVIKNKPVENDNTLIQQDAVENYNAPVQQDVVENYNAPIQQDAFENYNAPVQQDAVENYNALVQQNAVVGEEINQSAEDSIYSDHRSIFVDGTTLDFVYWNSDLGNNKSIIIEFGNEKQIINHWIRGQPLKVITHGWRGSDEDDRGVFSIKTAYVDAGGFNIITADWNRVASNIMYPMPAYLTVQVGSIIAKMLENFVNLAVIDPSDIHVIGHSLGAHVSGACGAAFSLGKIGRITGLDPAGPGFEYVSFRSDYLDNTDATFVDVIHTAIGTLGYSKAIGHADFYPNEGKPPQPGCLESYTPSGIAKLIGCSHSRSHQFYTDSIHHRNSFLATECPTWDEYTSGECKNNNKSYMGHDADPKARGIFYLETNSVPPYGLSNT